TATAAGCGGGGCCCATGTACCGTGCAAGTGAGTAGCACTTAATAGTAGGTATTTCCGTTACAAAATTACAATTGGATTGGGGATTAAATTAAGCAAAAACAGGGAGGCACCAGCGAAGCCAACTCAACTGAGCCCACCTCACCATCCATCGACGAATCACTCTCCcatttataaattataagttTATAACCCTCCAAACTCACACTCCACCCTCTCCCTTTCTCCAAATCCCGTTGCAACCACTTTCTACACACAAAAACAAAACCAACAACACACTCATCATatatattgaattattgattCATAGCCACTGTGATATATATAATACAAGATAAGAAGATTTCGTCCATGGAACTGGAACTTGAATCCTCCTCCACACCCACAGCCCAAGCCACTTCCCGCTCATCCTGCTTCCCCTGCTTCGCGCCGCGCCGACGCTCCGCCTCATGGTGGCAGCGCGTCCGTACAGCCTCCTGGTCCGACAACTCCTCCCCCCGCGCTCCTCCTCCCACCGCCGCCGACCACTGGTGGTCCCGCGGACTCCGGGCATTCAAGAAGCTCCGCGAGTGGTCTGAGCTCCTCGCCGGTCCTAGATGGAAGACCTTCATTCGCAGGACCTTCAATCGCAACAACAACCGCGCATCCAAGCGCGTCGCCGCAAACTACCAGTACGACCCACTCAGCTACGCCCTCAACTTCGACGAGGGGCAAAACGGTGATTTTCACGATGACCCTGACGTACGCAACTTCTCCACGCGCTACGCCTCTGCCAACGTAAAAAGCGTTTCGGGCGCGGAGGAGGAGGCTGGTTGCGGTTCGGGTAAAGATGACGTCGTTTTGGTATGAGGTGAGCTGGCAAGATTCATGTGGTGGATAGTGGAAAGACAATGCCAGCAAAGGGTGAGAGTGAGAGTGACTGCGCGTGGGATTCGGTTGGTGTCTTCTCCACTCTGTGACTCTTGAATGTGACATTGGTGGGTGGTGCCAATGCCATTGTAGCAACCTTTCCCTCTCACTagtttttttcttattttggcCCTTTCGTATTTTGCTTTTCTGcatttttattgttattctCCTAAAGTAATTACTAGGTTGGTTtacttcttcctttcttttcgATCCAATGTAATTGTCTATATACCTGTATATTGATTTTGCTTCACAATTAGCGTACTTCATCACAATCAATTCTTTTCCCCTTCTTCTTTAATctgaataataaattaataatggTTGGTACCTGCTTGGGGATTGTGAGAAGGTAGAAGGCGTCGCTTCTAATTCACAATCTTCTCCTTTTCTGCTTTTGTTATTTTTgggaaattaatttatttttggaattatacttttaaatagTTAATGATTAATAATTAtacaattatattaattatacactaaaattaattactaatataaaatatatattaaaatataaatatttattaaaaataaattaaataatatatatttttatataaatatatgataattaattttaatgattaattttaatatacaaataatatttttgataataataattattgtgATTGGGATATGGATGTGATGAATGGTGGTGGCCTGGTGGGGTTTGCTTTCGGATTTGGCAAATTGAAACCTATAATGCTGTCTCcgtgtagtttttttttttttttttggtgacttgtCTCCGTGTAGTTTAGTAAGGCTTAAGAGAAACCTTTTTTTAAGGATAagcaacttaaaaaaaattctgaTCCGTATGAAttagaaaaatgttatttaGCCAATAATTTTTAAGCATTAATCagttcttataatttaaaagtaaatTATAACTGCTTcgtaattgtattaattttatatatctattttactaatttttagCTTTACCAACATTCAAATTTGTTCCTTTCTCAATGAGTTCTCCGGCTATCCCCTATTCCTGGTGAAGTCATATCTTCTCATTTTCTCGGTAATAGTCTTCTTCAAATTCCGAGAATTTTTTTTCCCTtctagtttattttattaaccaaagtgattttttttcattttttcttatctttcattAGTATCACTGCTTTGTTCTCCTATATTCTTTGCATACGCTATTTCTTcttagagtaaagtatcgtttttgtccctaacgtttggggtaagtcccaaagttgtccctaacgtttcaatcgtcctatttaagtccctaacgtttcaa
Above is a genomic segment from Arachis stenosperma cultivar V10309 chromosome 1, arast.V10309.gnm1.PFL2, whole genome shotgun sequence containing:
- the LOC130961886 gene encoding uncharacterized protein LOC130961886, which translates into the protein MELELESSSTPTAQATSRSSCFPCFAPRRRSASWWQRVRTASWSDNSSPRAPPPTAADHWWSRGLRAFKKLREWSELLAGPRWKTFIRRTFNRNNNRASKRVAANYQYDPLSYALNFDEGQNGDFHDDPDVRNFSTRYASANVKSVSGAEEEAGCGSGKDDVVLV